A window of the Microbacterium sp. AZCO genome harbors these coding sequences:
- a CDS encoding phosphodiester glycosidase family protein yields the protein MDKPTRRRHPVRNSLIAGGLVVVLAGGGGAVWAAERFLVPHVQIADVSEYEAENSTVDTSTPSASAAAGAVTGSTYSNGSTSVTVSTVTTGSGDDTVTYYVADVVLGDATDLRSAFANDQFGENITETTSAIAQDNGAVFAINGDYYGFRDTGIEIRNGVLYRDEGAREGLAFYTDGSVEVYDETTTTGADLLAAGVWNTLSFGPAIVEGGQIVDGIETQEVDTNVGNHSIQGEQPRTLVGVVDDNHLVFVVVDGRDPGYSRGVTMTEAAQIMIDLGATTAYNLDGGGSSTMYFDGEVVNQPSNGGERGTSDILYVAG from the coding sequence ATGGACAAGCCCACCCGCCGCCGCCACCCCGTTCGCAACAGCCTGATCGCCGGCGGTCTCGTCGTCGTGCTCGCGGGCGGCGGCGGCGCCGTGTGGGCTGCGGAGCGGTTCCTCGTCCCGCATGTGCAGATCGCCGACGTCTCGGAGTACGAGGCGGAGAACTCGACCGTCGACACCTCGACCCCGTCGGCGAGCGCCGCGGCCGGCGCCGTCACGGGGTCGACGTACTCGAACGGCTCGACGAGTGTCACGGTGTCGACGGTCACGACGGGCTCGGGCGACGACACCGTGACGTACTACGTCGCCGACGTCGTGCTCGGCGACGCGACCGACCTGCGGTCGGCCTTCGCCAACGACCAGTTCGGCGAGAACATCACCGAGACCACGAGCGCGATCGCCCAGGACAACGGCGCCGTCTTCGCGATCAACGGCGACTACTACGGCTTCCGAGACACGGGCATCGAGATCCGCAACGGCGTGCTCTACCGCGATGAAGGGGCCCGCGAGGGCCTCGCGTTCTACACCGACGGCAGTGTGGAGGTGTACGACGAGACGACGACGACCGGCGCCGACCTCCTCGCCGCCGGCGTCTGGAACACCCTGAGCTTCGGTCCCGCGATCGTCGAAGGCGGGCAGATCGTCGACGGCATCGAGACGCAAGAGGTCGACACGAACGTCGGCAACCACTCGATCCAGGGCGAGCAGCCCCGCACGCTCGTCGGCGTCGTCGACGACAACCACCTCGTGTTCGTCGTCGTCGACGGCCGCGATCCCGGCTACAGCCGCGGCGTCACGATGACCGAGGCGGCGCAGATCATGATCGACCTGGGCGCGACGACGGCGTACAACCTCGACGGCGGCGGCTCGTCGACGATGTACTTCGACGGCGAGGTCGTGAACCAGCCCTCGAACGGCGGCGAGCGCGGCACGAGCGACATCCTCTACGTCGCGGGGTGA
- a CDS encoding carbohydrate ABC transporter permease: MVLYAVYTLVPLIWLVVNSTKTQGGLFSSFGLWFGPDFAFWDNLVATLTYHDGIFLRWFGNTLLYVVIGAGGATLLATLAGYGLAKYRFPGRRGVFAIVLGAIAVPGTALAVPTFLLFSQLGLTNTPWAVIIPSLVTPFGLYLIWVYTVDAVPTELLEAARMDGAGEFRTFFTISIRLLVPGIVTVLLFAVVATWNNYFLPLIMLSDPSWYPLTVGLNQWAAQSIGAGSQPIYNLVIMGSLLTIIPIIVAFLLLQRFWQSGLSAGSVKQ, encoded by the coding sequence ATGGTGCTGTACGCGGTGTACACGCTCGTGCCGCTCATCTGGCTCGTCGTGAACTCCACCAAGACGCAGGGCGGCCTGTTCTCGAGCTTCGGCCTGTGGTTCGGCCCCGACTTCGCCTTCTGGGACAACCTCGTCGCGACGCTCACGTACCACGACGGCATCTTCCTGCGGTGGTTCGGCAACACGCTGCTCTACGTGGTGATCGGGGCCGGCGGCGCGACGCTCCTCGCGACCCTCGCCGGCTACGGCCTCGCGAAGTACCGGTTCCCCGGCAGGCGCGGAGTGTTCGCGATCGTGCTCGGGGCGATCGCGGTGCCGGGCACGGCCCTCGCGGTCCCGACGTTCCTGCTGTTCAGCCAGCTCGGACTCACCAACACCCCGTGGGCCGTCATCATCCCCTCGCTCGTGACGCCCTTCGGGCTCTACCTGATCTGGGTGTACACGGTGGATGCCGTGCCGACGGAGCTGCTGGAGGCGGCGCGCATGGACGGGGCGGGCGAGTTCCGCACGTTCTTCACGATCTCGATCCGGCTGCTCGTGCCCGGCATCGTGACGGTGCTGCTGTTCGCCGTCGTCGCGACGTGGAACAACTACTTCCTCCCGCTCATCATGCTGAGCGACCCGTCGTGGTATCCGCTCACGGTCGGCCTCAACCAGTGGGCCGCGCAGTCGATCGGCGCGGGATCCCAGCCGATCTACAACCTGGTGATCATGGGCTCGCTGCTCACGATCATCCCCATCATCGTCGCGTTCCTCCTGCTGCAGCGGTTCTGGCAGTCGGGTCTGAGCGCGGGAAGCGTCAAGCAGTAG
- a CDS encoding sugar ABC transporter substrate-binding protein, producing the protein MTHRSHARRFAAIAAMGAVAALALAGCAGSDSGSSSDAPAGGFDSVKAALDKGGELTYWSWTPQAEDQAKAFEKAYPNVKVNVVNAGTGNDEYTKLQNAIKAGSGAPDVVQIEYYAFPQFTLTDSLADLSGYGFGDFEGDYTASTWGSVTSGDKIFGLPQDSGPMALFYNKAVFDQYGIAVPTTWDEYVAAAKTLHEADPTKYITADMGDAGFTTSMIWQAGGKPFQTDGTDVTIDLQDEGSKKWADTWNTLVEGQLVAPISAWSDEWFTALGNGTIATLATGAWMPGNLESGAPDGSGNWRVAPMPTYDGTPASAENGGGGQAVTKQSKNAALAAGFLWWLNNSDDSIDIFLKSGGFPSTTKQLQSDDFLSAAPEYFGGQKINEVLADAASSVVKGWQYLPYQVYGNSIFGDTVGQAYENHSDLNEGLTTWQDALVEYGNSQGFAVNK; encoded by the coding sequence ATGACGCACAGGTCACACGCACGCCGCTTCGCCGCCATCGCGGCGATGGGCGCCGTGGCAGCACTCGCACTCGCCGGATGCGCCGGCTCGGACAGCGGCAGCTCGTCCGACGCGCCGGCCGGCGGATTCGACTCCGTGAAGGCCGCGCTCGACAAGGGCGGCGAGCTCACGTACTGGTCGTGGACGCCGCAGGCGGAGGATCAGGCCAAGGCGTTCGAGAAGGCCTACCCGAACGTCAAGGTCAACGTCGTCAACGCCGGCACGGGCAATGACGAGTACACGAAGCTGCAGAACGCCATCAAGGCGGGCTCGGGCGCGCCCGATGTCGTGCAGATCGAGTACTACGCCTTCCCGCAGTTCACGCTGACGGACTCTCTCGCCGACCTGTCGGGCTACGGCTTCGGCGACTTCGAGGGCGACTACACCGCGTCGACGTGGGGCTCGGTCACGTCGGGTGACAAGATCTTCGGCCTGCCCCAGGACTCGGGCCCCATGGCCCTCTTCTACAACAAGGCCGTCTTCGACCAGTACGGCATCGCCGTGCCGACGACCTGGGACGAGTACGTCGCCGCGGCCAAGACGCTGCACGAGGCCGACCCGACGAAGTACATCACCGCCGACATGGGCGACGCCGGCTTCACCACCAGCATGATCTGGCAGGCGGGCGGCAAGCCGTTCCAGACCGACGGCACCGATGTGACGATCGACCTCCAGGACGAGGGCTCGAAGAAGTGGGCCGACACCTGGAACACCCTCGTCGAGGGCCAGCTCGTCGCGCCGATCTCGGCGTGGAGCGACGAGTGGTTCACCGCGCTCGGCAACGGCACGATCGCGACCCTCGCGACGGGCGCCTGGATGCCCGGCAACCTCGAGTCCGGCGCCCCGGACGGGTCGGGCAACTGGCGCGTCGCACCGATGCCGACCTATGACGGCACGCCCGCCTCGGCGGAGAACGGCGGCGGCGGCCAGGCCGTGACGAAGCAGAGTAAGAACGCGGCCCTCGCCGCGGGCTTCTTGTGGTGGCTCAACAACAGCGACGACAGCATCGACATCTTCCTCAAGAGCGGCGGCTTCCCGTCGACGACGAAGCAGCTGCAGTCGGACGACTTCCTGAGCGCCGCGCCGGAGTACTTCGGCGGCCAGAAGATCAACGAGGTGCTGGCGGATGCCGCGTCCTCGGTCGTGAAGGGCTGGCAGTACCTGCCCTACCAGGTCTACGGCAACAGCATCTTCGGCGACACCGTCGGCCAGGCCTACGAGAACCACTCCGACCTGAACGAGGGCCTCACGACGTGGCAGGACGCCCTCGTCGAGTACGGCAACTCGCAGGGCTTCGCGGTCAACAAGTAA
- a CDS encoding polyphosphate polymerase domain-containing protein, which yields MSTPLLARFDSVTLEELVMDAALLTRVDRKYVVPRQTAARLLETLDSGTRVLEIDGARDFAYESVYFDTPDLLSFRMAAQPRRRRFKLRTRTYLDVGSAYLEIKTRGARGTTVKERSEYDLRLRRVLTDGARDDAASAFDAIGVAGSRADELAATLTTRYRRATLLTSDGAGRATIDTELRWEQPGGSGFALPGIAIVETKSPAAASRIDRLLWRAGHRPATVSKYATGLAALHSELPRNRWARLLRGPFRGADAFETDRPDTTRTEEPPCAAA from the coding sequence ATGAGCACGCCGCTTCTCGCCCGCTTCGATTCCGTGACGCTGGAGGAGCTGGTGATGGATGCTGCGCTCCTCACGCGCGTCGACCGCAAGTACGTCGTGCCCCGGCAGACCGCCGCGCGGCTGCTCGAGACGCTCGACTCCGGCACGCGCGTGCTCGAGATCGACGGCGCCCGTGACTTCGCGTACGAATCGGTGTACTTCGACACCCCCGATCTGCTGAGCTTCCGGATGGCTGCGCAGCCGCGCCGGCGGCGGTTCAAGCTCCGCACCCGCACCTACCTCGACGTCGGCTCGGCCTACCTCGAGATCAAGACGCGCGGCGCGCGGGGCACGACCGTGAAGGAGCGCTCCGAGTACGACCTGCGACTGCGCCGCGTGCTGACCGACGGCGCACGCGATGACGCCGCGTCGGCCTTCGACGCCATCGGCGTCGCAGGGTCGCGCGCCGACGAGCTCGCCGCCACCCTGACGACCCGCTATCGCCGCGCGACCCTGCTCACGTCCGATGGCGCGGGGCGCGCGACGATCGACACCGAGCTGCGGTGGGAGCAGCCCGGCGGGTCCGGCTTCGCCCTGCCCGGCATCGCCATCGTCGAGACGAAGTCGCCGGCCGCGGCATCCCGAATCGACCGCCTGCTCTGGCGGGCGGGACACCGGCCCGCCACCGTCAGCAAGTACGCGACGGGACTCGCGGCGCTGCACTCCGAACTTCCCCGCAACCGCTGGGCGCGGCTGCTGCGCGGACCCTTCCGCGGCGCCGACGCCTTCGAGACCGACCGACCCGACACCACCCGAACAGAGGAGCCGCCATGCGCCGCCGCCTGA
- a CDS encoding bifunctional glycosyltransferase family 2/GtrA family protein has product MTEVIVLIPAYEPGAALPELVGALLAADPDVEVLVVDDGSGPDYGPVFVQARALGATVIAHESNLGKGAALKTGIRLVIAEHEGDDVVTADADGQHTVADIVAVADAMREDAAAPRGAQGPAPAMVLGCRAFAGRVPLRSRVGNAAARGIFRLAAGWRLSDTQTGLRGIPSAMLPWAAEQAGDRFEYEQNVLLASRGAGWTAREVPIETVYLDGNASSHFRPVADSLRVALPLALFAGSSVLAFIVDTLALLLFTALTGWLVPSIVAARVLSASVNFAVNRRVVFRRQGGRGLARQAVRYAVLAAALLASNVVWITALTDFGIPLLLAKIATEILLFVTSYGVQKSFVFPPPEAVGAAQTRQSNRIAGGGLMESDAFTTGRPQ; this is encoded by the coding sequence GTGACGGAAGTGATCGTGCTCATCCCCGCGTACGAGCCGGGCGCTGCGCTGCCGGAGCTCGTCGGCGCCCTCCTCGCGGCGGACCCCGACGTCGAGGTGCTCGTCGTCGACGACGGCAGCGGACCCGACTATGGCCCGGTCTTCGTGCAGGCACGCGCGCTCGGCGCGACGGTGATCGCCCACGAGTCCAACCTCGGCAAGGGCGCGGCCCTCAAGACGGGCATCCGTCTCGTGATCGCGGAGCACGAGGGCGACGACGTGGTCACGGCCGACGCCGATGGTCAGCACACCGTCGCCGACATCGTCGCGGTGGCCGACGCGATGCGCGAAGACGCCGCCGCCCCTCGAGGAGCTCAGGGGCCGGCGCCCGCGATGGTGCTGGGATGCCGCGCCTTCGCCGGCCGCGTCCCGCTGCGCAGTCGCGTCGGCAACGCGGCGGCGCGGGGCATCTTCCGCCTGGCCGCGGGCTGGCGTCTCTCCGACACGCAGACCGGGCTCCGGGGCATCCCGTCCGCCATGCTCCCGTGGGCCGCGGAACAGGCGGGCGACCGCTTCGAATACGAGCAGAACGTGCTGCTCGCAAGCCGGGGGGCGGGGTGGACCGCCCGCGAGGTTCCGATCGAGACGGTGTATCTCGACGGCAACGCCTCCAGCCACTTCCGGCCTGTCGCCGACTCCCTGCGGGTCGCCCTGCCGCTCGCCCTCTTCGCTGGATCGTCGGTGCTCGCGTTCATCGTCGACACCCTCGCACTGCTGCTCTTCACCGCCCTCACGGGCTGGCTCGTCCCCTCGATCGTCGCGGCGCGCGTGCTGAGCGCGAGCGTCAACTTCGCCGTCAATCGGCGGGTCGTGTTCCGCCGGCAGGGCGGCAGAGGGCTCGCGCGGCAGGCCGTGCGATACGCCGTGCTCGCTGCCGCGCTGCTCGCATCGAACGTCGTCTGGATCACGGCGCTGACCGACTTCGGCATCCCTCTCCTGCTCGCCAAGATCGCGACCGAGATCCTGCTCTTCGTGACGAGCTATGGGGTTCAGAAGAGCTTCGTGTTCCCGCCGCCCGAAGCCGTAGGCGCGGCACAGACGAGGCAGAGCAACCGCATAGCGGGAGGCGGCCTGATGGAATCCGACGCATTCACGACCGGGAGACCGCAATGA
- a CDS encoding DUF4956 domain-containing protein yields MTPQTLILIGIDLAAALTLSLGLYYRRHHRRDLVVAFLGVNVGVLAVAAVLGTAEVALGLGLGIFGVLSIIRLRSSEISQREVAYYFASLAMGLMAGLPQTDPWPVAGLIVLLLVVLWAADHPAVLARSRHQVVRLDRAIADEGELRDELAERLGAQVTSLTMQELDLVNDTTLVDVRYRLGAVRRVSAGMR; encoded by the coding sequence ATGACCCCCCAGACCCTCATCCTCATCGGCATCGACCTCGCCGCCGCCCTGACCCTGAGCCTCGGCCTCTACTACCGCCGGCACCACCGCCGCGACCTCGTCGTCGCCTTCCTCGGCGTCAACGTCGGCGTGCTCGCCGTCGCCGCGGTGCTCGGCACGGCGGAGGTCGCCCTGGGGCTCGGGCTCGGCATCTTCGGCGTGCTGTCGATCATCCGCCTGCGCTCGTCGGAGATCTCGCAGCGCGAAGTCGCGTACTACTTCGCGTCTCTCGCGATGGGCCTCATGGCGGGACTCCCGCAGACCGACCCGTGGCCCGTCGCCGGACTCATCGTGCTGCTCCTCGTGGTGCTGTGGGCCGCCGATCACCCCGCCGTGCTCGCCCGCAGTCGCCACCAGGTCGTGCGACTCGACCGCGCGATCGCCGACGAGGGCGAGCTGCGCGATGAGCTCGCCGAGCGCCTCGGCGCCCAGGTCACCTCGCTCACGATGCAGGAGCTCGACCTCGTCAACGACACGACCCTCGTCGATGTGCGGTATCGCCTCGGCGCCGTGCGGCGCGTCTCGGCGGGTATGCGATGA
- a CDS encoding sugar ABC transporter permease: protein MTTTIAPPALARDTRPRRPRTDWRGWWFVGPFMLVFALVFLAPLAYALYLSLFRDQLVGGTAFVGLDNYGKALTDPQFWEAFGRVLIFLVVQVPIMLALALGAALAIDSARLRGASFFRIVLFLPYAVPAVVAVLMWGYIYGDQFGLTANINGLLGFELLTPFAKQWMLVAIGNIVTWEFVGYNMLIFYSALKTIPGELYEAASIDGAGAWRTVFSIKIPSLRGAIVIATIFSIIGSFQLFNEPNILRPLAPNVITTYYTPNMYAYYLSFSGQQFNYAATVAIIMGVITAVIAYVVQLRGSRAEVR, encoded by the coding sequence ATGACGACAACCATCGCGCCCCCCGCCTTGGCGAGGGACACCCGCCCGCGGCGACCCCGCACCGACTGGCGGGGCTGGTGGTTCGTGGGCCCGTTCATGCTGGTGTTCGCGCTCGTGTTCCTCGCCCCGCTCGCCTACGCGCTCTACCTGAGCCTGTTCCGCGACCAGCTCGTCGGCGGCACGGCCTTCGTCGGGCTCGACAACTACGGCAAGGCGCTGACCGACCCGCAGTTCTGGGAGGCGTTCGGCCGCGTGCTGATCTTCCTGGTCGTGCAGGTGCCGATCATGCTCGCCCTCGCCCTCGGCGCGGCGCTCGCGATCGACAGCGCGCGTCTGCGCGGAGCATCCTTCTTCCGCATCGTGCTCTTCCTGCCCTACGCGGTCCCGGCCGTCGTGGCCGTGCTGATGTGGGGGTACATCTACGGCGACCAGTTCGGCCTGACGGCGAACATCAACGGCCTCCTCGGCTTCGAGCTGCTGACCCCCTTCGCGAAGCAGTGGATGCTCGTCGCGATCGGCAACATCGTCACGTGGGAGTTCGTGGGCTACAACATGCTCATCTTCTACTCGGCGCTCAAGACGATCCCGGGTGAGCTCTACGAGGCGGCGTCGATCGACGGCGCGGGCGCCTGGCGCACCGTCTTCTCGATCAAGATCCCGTCGCTGCGCGGTGCGATCGTCATCGCCACGATCTTCTCCATCATCGGAAGCTTCCAGCTCTTCAACGAGCCGAACATCCTCCGGCCCCTAGCCCCCAACGTCATCACGACGTACTACACGCCCAACATGTACGCGTACTACCTGTCGTTCTCGGGCCAGCAGTTCAACTACGCCGCGACCGTCGCCATCATCATGGGCGTCATCACGGCCGTGATCGCCTACGTCGTGCAGTTGCGCGGCTCCCGAGCGGAGGTGCGCTGA
- a CDS encoding beta-galactosidase family protein — protein MPTFTIGETDFLLDGEPHRIVSGALHYFRVHPEQWADRIRKARLMGLNAIETYVAWNAHEPRRGEWDTTGWNDLGRFLDLVAAEGLHAIVRPGPYICAEWHNGGLPVWLTGMPGIGLRRSEPQYLAEVTRYLERVYDIVAPRQIDRGGNVILVQIENEYGAYGSDKDYLAELVRVTRDAGITVPLTTVDQPQPDMLRDGSLDGVHLTGSFGSRAQERLATLREHQPTGPLMCSEFWDGWFDWWGGLHHTTSVEDAAAELDALLAAGASVNIYMFHGGTNYGLTNGANDKGRYLPITTSYDYDAPLDEAGEPTAKFAAFREVIARYAPVPAVAPAPAAAAPEFEVALAPVVGDGVKRTGTRHPAPPSFEQLDHLGALVLYEAEVPSGASRDGEPTVLQVDELRDHAWVAVDGRRVGTLSRTRGERTLLVPAGSHLALLVEEQGRVNYEHRLGEEKGLITAPRLGGVPIEGWSATPIDLGQLAASGSPLAWGPRVARGSFTLEGPADLFLDTAGFGKGFAFVNGLLLGRYWSNGPQRTLYVPAPVTRSGANEVVVIELDGADPAAARFVAAPILGPLEE, from the coding sequence GTGCCCACCTTCACCATCGGCGAGACCGACTTCCTGCTCGACGGAGAGCCGCACCGCATCGTCTCCGGCGCGCTGCACTACTTCCGGGTGCACCCCGAGCAGTGGGCCGACCGCATCCGCAAGGCGCGCCTCATGGGCCTCAACGCCATCGAGACCTATGTCGCCTGGAACGCGCACGAACCGCGCCGCGGCGAGTGGGACACGACCGGCTGGAACGACCTGGGCCGCTTCCTCGACCTCGTCGCCGCCGAAGGCCTGCACGCCATCGTGCGGCCCGGCCCCTACATCTGCGCCGAGTGGCACAACGGCGGTCTGCCGGTGTGGCTGACCGGGATGCCGGGCATCGGCCTGCGCCGGTCGGAGCCGCAGTACCTCGCCGAGGTCACCCGCTACCTCGAGCGCGTGTACGACATCGTCGCCCCGCGGCAGATCGACCGCGGCGGCAACGTCATCCTCGTCCAGATCGAGAACGAGTACGGTGCCTACGGCTCTGACAAGGACTACCTCGCGGAGCTCGTCCGGGTGACGCGGGATGCCGGCATCACGGTGCCGCTGACGACCGTCGACCAGCCTCAGCCCGACATGCTCCGCGACGGGAGCCTCGACGGGGTGCACCTGACCGGCTCGTTCGGCTCCCGCGCGCAGGAGCGCCTCGCGACGCTGCGCGAGCACCAGCCCACCGGCCCGCTCATGTGCTCGGAGTTCTGGGACGGCTGGTTCGACTGGTGGGGCGGCCTCCACCACACGACGTCGGTGGAGGATGCCGCGGCCGAGCTCGACGCGCTCCTCGCGGCCGGGGCCTCGGTCAACATCTACATGTTCCACGGCGGCACGAACTACGGCCTGACGAACGGCGCCAACGACAAGGGCCGCTATCTGCCGATCACGACGTCGTACGACTACGACGCTCCGCTCGACGAGGCGGGCGAGCCGACGGCGAAGTTCGCCGCATTTCGCGAGGTCATCGCCCGCTACGCGCCCGTGCCCGCCGTGGCGCCTGCGCCCGCCGCCGCCGCGCCGGAGTTCGAGGTCGCGCTGGCCCCCGTGGTGGGAGACGGCGTGAAGCGCACCGGGACGCGGCATCCTGCTCCCCCGTCGTTCGAGCAGCTCGACCATCTCGGCGCGCTCGTGCTCTACGAAGCGGAGGTGCCCTCGGGCGCATCCCGCGACGGCGAGCCCACCGTGCTGCAGGTGGACGAGCTGCGCGACCACGCGTGGGTCGCCGTCGACGGCCGCCGCGTCGGCACCCTTTCGCGCACGCGCGGAGAGCGCACGCTGCTCGTGCCCGCCGGCTCCCACCTCGCACTCCTCGTGGAGGAGCAGGGACGCGTCAACTACGAGCACCGCCTCGGCGAGGAGAAGGGCCTCATCACGGCGCCGCGGCTCGGTGGCGTGCCGATCGAGGGGTGGAGCGCGACGCCGATCGATCTCGGCCAGCTCGCTGCTTCGGGCTCGCCCCTCGCATGGGGCCCGCGCGTCGCACGCGGGTCGTTCACCCTCGAGGGGCCGGCCGACCTCTTCCTCGACACGGCCGGCTTCGGCAAGGGATTCGCGTTCGTCAACGGCCTCCTCCTCGGCCGATATTGGAGCAACGGCCCGCAGCGCACCCTCTACGTGCCCGCGCCGGTGACCCGCTCCGGAGCCAACGAGGTTGTCGTCATCGAGCTCGACGGCGCCGATCCTGCCGCCGCACGCTTCGTCGCCGCGCCGATCCTCGGGCCGCTGGAGGAGTAG